The stretch of DNA GAAGGTCATGGGAAGCAGCACATCTGTTGGTCTTTCATTGGATGGATGGGGAAGTGTTGGTCGGGGGAAACCAGCAACAGGAGTCTTGCAAGTTTTTGATAATGGATCGTCTGCTGTTAGCATTGGTTCTCAACCTCAAGGCATGCTTCCCCCAATGCATAACCAAAACATACACTTTCCAGTGTTTCAAGCTCCTTCAACGTTGGGTTTTTACCATCAAAACCCAGTTTCATGGCCAGCAGCTCATGCTAATGGATTAATGCCCTTCCCCCATACCAACCACTATTTATATGCTAGCCCTCTTGGGTTTGGTATAAATGAAAACTCACGTTTCTGTATGCAATATGGTCCGCTGCAGCATCTAGGTGCGGCTGCCCCGGTATTTAATCACAACCCAGTCCCAGTTTATCAACCAGTTGCCAAAGCCAGTGGTGTAAATGCTGATGAGCAAACTCAGATCTCTAAACCAGGTGCAGGACAAGAAGTTTTTAATAAAGCTAATGCAGAGAAGGCGGTCAGAGCCGGACCGCATCCAAAAGAAGAACCAGGAAATGAAGTGGGGCAAAACGATAATCCTTCCAAATTGCATACGGGTAACTCGGGGTTTTCCTTGTTCCATTTTTTTGGGCCTGTTGCTCTTTCAAATGGATGTAAACCAGATCTGATTGCTCGGAAAGAAGgggttattggggatttctctCAAGAATATCCAACCGATCATGTTGAGAGTGATCGTTCTTcgaatttgaataagaaagagAGTATGGTGGAAGAATACAACTTGTTTGCAGCAAGAAACGGTACaaggttttcatttttctaatataGTAATGAGAAGGTGTGAGGTGGCTGTTGAGTATTTCAGTACCCATCTTCTTATTTGGAAATGGTTTGAGTACTTTGTAATTCGGTGAACAATAATCTTCAGAAATTCCAATTTTTTACTTGCAGTATCCTTAATTGTGTGTTATCCCATTTCTCTCATTATATTTCCTAATGTCGAggagaggaaaagagaaaaaaggatTCTAAGAGTGCATAATGTTTGAAGAGTTTTCTATATGGAGTCAGTTCTTTTCCCCATTAATGAAGGATTTGTTGGcattaatcattttcatttgattCTGGTGCAAGTTGTTTGGATTAGTTgcgtaaaatattttcactgcaCCTTCATAAGGATTTATGCAGGAAATGACCCAGAAAATATACCCAGAGATCAGTTGCTATAAAAATCAAACCTTGATCCTCTGAGCTACACTACACGACTGTTCCAAGTTATtctcaatattttgaataccgtaccggtcaagatactagaatgaaatatttcgttaTCGGtatcgtttcgggatagcgtttcgagataacgtttcgggatagtcgatatataaataaattatatatataaatatatataaattatattccaaaataatagtttatatataaataaattatatataaatatatatatataaattataaatagtttagtctgaattaggggttaaaaaataattttgtattttaaaaaaatgaaaaaaaaaataaaaaaaacacaagccgAAATATAGGTCGATACAAGCTGAAATTTAGTCCAGTATGACCAGTATTTTAACCGATACAgaacagatatagtacctgtaccggctgGATGGCCGAAATGAAGCCGGtatggtacgaaatttaaaatatatattctcacACTATCAGCTAGAAGTAGAGATGACAGAAATGAAGCCTTGAACTGGGCCTAGGCCCACTTGGATAGAGGCTTTCTTCCAGCCCACTTCTTCggattaaattattaattatttaatattctctaaaataaataacaaaaaccaCTTCCAATGCTCCCATCGGAACTACCGCGAGAAAACAGTACTTTCTCGTCCCTAACACTCGCTTCTACTACTCCAATGGCCACACCCCAGCTCTTCTCCTCCTTCAAATACTCCGACAGCCTCACCTTGGTGGCCATTTCATTGTGCACTGCCGTAGTTTGCGAGGCCATCTCCTGGCTCCTCATCTACCGCACCAACTCCTACAAGTCCCTCCGTTCTTCCATCGACAAGGCTTCCAAGAAGCTCGAGACGATGAAGACCGAGTCATCTGCCAAGATCGCCAAGAAATCCAAGACCAAAAAGATGGACCGCGTCGAGACCAGTCTCAAGGAGTCGAGCCGCGACCTCTCCCTCTTCAAGTTCAAGTCCGGAGCCGTCGTCGCCCTCGTCCTCTTTGTTGTCTTCGGTCTCCTCAATTCGCTCTTCGAAGGCAAGGTCGTCGCCAAATTACCCTTTGCACCCTTCAGGATCGTTATGAAGATGAGCCACAGAGGTCTACATGGCGACGATGCCACCGATTGTTCCATGGCCTTCTTGTACTTCCTCTGCTCGATTAGCATCCGCACCAACCTGCAAAAGTTCTTAGGGTTTTCAC from Juglans regia cultivar Chandler chromosome 4, Walnut 2.0, whole genome shotgun sequence encodes:
- the LOC108982718 gene encoding calcium load-activated calcium channel-like translates to MLPSELPRENSTFSSLTLASTTPMATPQLFSSFKYSDSLTLVAISLCTAVVCEAISWLLIYRTNSYKSLRSSIDKASKKLETMKTESSAKIAKKSKTKKMDRVETSLKESSRDLSLFKFKSGAVVALVLFVVFGLLNSLFEGKVVAKLPFAPFRIVMKMSHRGLHGDDATDCSMAFLYFLCSISIRTNLQKFLGFSPPRGASAGLFPMPDPKTN